A stretch of the Poseidonibacter parvus genome encodes the following:
- a CDS encoding peptidylprolyl isomerase codes for MAKSATARHILVNTEKLAKKLKKEIIQNDITFEKAAKKFSKCSSGKRGGHLGTFSKGDMVKEFDDVVFSKELLRVHGPVKTQFGFHLIEITSRY; via the coding sequence ATGGCTAAAAGTGCAACTGCAAGACATATTTTAGTAAATACTGAAAAACTAGCAAAGAAATTAAAAAAAGAGATAATACAAAATGATATTACATTTGAAAAAGCTGCTAAAAAGTTTTCTAAATGCTCTTCAGGAAAAAGAGGTGGTCATTTAGGGACATTTTCAAAAGGTGATATGGTTAAAGAGTTTGATGATGTAGTTTTTTCAAAAGAATTACTAAGAGTTCATGGACCTGTTAAAACACAGTTTGGTTTTCATTTAATAGAAATTACTTCAAGATATTAA
- a CDS encoding cupin domain-containing protein, translating into MQVSKPVKIKQKSWGHEIWLHNSNKYCGKILVIKSNKSSSLHYHKLKDETFYIQEGRILVKIVSKDEQIEELEMSKGDVLDIPKGTKHQIIGIAEESEIFEVSTQHFDDDSIYV; encoded by the coding sequence ATGCAAGTAAGTAAACCTGTAAAAATCAAGCAAAAAAGTTGGGGACATGAAATCTGGCTTCATAATTCTAATAAGTATTGCGGAAAAATATTAGTAATAAAATCAAATAAATCTTCATCGTTACATTATCATAAATTAAAAGATGAAACTTTTTATATTCAAGAAGGAAGAATTTTAGTGAAAATTGTTTCAAAAGATGAACAAATAGAAGAATTAGAAATGAGCAAAGGAGATGTTTTAGATATTCCAAAAGGAACAAAACATCAAATTATTGGAATTGCAGAAGAATCAGAAATATTTGAAGTATCAACACAGCACTTTGATGATGATTCTATTTATGTTTAA
- the hemP gene encoding hemin uptake protein HemP, whose product MKVNEKKIHSKEIFNRSKIITIVHDGQEYQLRVTKANKLILTK is encoded by the coding sequence ATGAAAGTAAATGAAAAAAAAATTCATAGCAAAGAAATATTTAATCGGTCAAAAATTATTACTATTGTTCATGATGGACAAGAGTATCAATTAAGAGTAACAAAAGCGAACAAATTAATTTTAACAAAATAA
- a CDS encoding multiheme c-type cytochrome produces MKIFLLVIFLILELNANDYIKSNTCKACHPTIYSEFYNSSHRKSSIHEDPIHKAVWNLHPNKKDEKYTCAKCHTPTDLELLNNLKNDKKALPIKNEVQTQEAISCVYCHSIKNIEEHSKVNDNKLTDKNKVYYSANEENKKLKDKKFKNESSMFGMMKKKSGSPFHHIDYSNKDYYTGKMCMGCHNKLQNNNSFNLCEVDMKAVDIKEEKNCISCHMPKVEGSATSIKITKTHRFHGFSSSTNNQDLLAKYIKIDFKQNLSNFEVSIKNEATHNLFLQPLRVAMLKISILKDSKVIKKEERSFVRIIGKDGKATMPWLANSEVKNTMIKAKEKRVLTFDYKLDSSNTVEVVFGYYKVNPKVLKKLKLENHKESTTFNVLKSEFYKAQ; encoded by the coding sequence TTGAAAATATTTCTATTAGTCATTTTTCTTATTTTAGAATTAAATGCAAATGATTATATAAAAAGCAATACTTGTAAAGCTTGTCATCCTACTATTTATTCAGAGTTCTATAACTCATCACATAGAAAATCATCAATACATGAAGACCCTATTCACAAAGCTGTATGGAATTTACATCCAAATAAAAAAGATGAAAAATATACTTGTGCAAAGTGTCATACACCAACAGACCTAGAGCTTTTAAATAATCTAAAAAATGATAAAAAAGCCCTTCCTATTAAAAATGAAGTACAAACACAAGAAGCTATTTCATGTGTATATTGTCATAGTATTAAAAATATTGAGGAACATTCAAAAGTTAATGACAATAAATTAACAGACAAAAACAAAGTTTATTATTCAGCTAATGAAGAAAATAAAAAATTAAAAGATAAAAAGTTTAAAAATGAATCATCAATGTTTGGAATGATGAAGAAAAAATCCGGTTCTCCTTTTCATCATATTGATTATTCAAATAAAGACTACTACACAGGTAAAATGTGTATGGGATGTCATAATAAACTTCAAAATAATAATAGTTTCAATCTATGTGAAGTTGATATGAAAGCTGTTGATATAAAGGAAGAAAAAAATTGTATCTCATGTCATATGCCTAAAGTCGAAGGAAGTGCAACTTCTATAAAAATTACAAAGACTCACAGATTTCATGGATTTTCAAGTTCTACAAATAATCAAGATTTATTAGCAAAGTATATAAAAATTGATTTTAAACAAAATCTTAGTAATTTTGAAGTATCAATTAAAAATGAAGCTACACATAACTTATTTTTACAACCTCTTAGAGTTGCTATGTTGAAAATATCAATACTTAAAGATAGTAAAGTTATAAAAAAAGAAGAAAGAAGTTTTGTAAGAATAATTGGAAAAGATGGAAAAGCAACTATGCCTTGGCTTGCGAATAGTGAAGTAAAAAATACAATGATTAAAGCTAAAGAAAAAAGAGTTTTAACTTTTGATTACAAATTAGATAGCTCAAATACAGTAGAAGTTGTTTTTGGATATTACAAAGTAAATCCAAAAGTACTAAAAAAACTAAAACTTGAAAACCATAAAGAAAGTACAACTTTTAATGTTTTAAAAAGTGAATTTTATAAAGCACAATAA
- a CDS encoding MotA/TolQ/ExbB proton channel family protein, protein MEIDLLSYINRGGIIVYVLIFLNVIGFTIMFWKIIQLSFSKFRKEKTINEIIDFVKESNKDLQKESIDNIINRKIKKMEFGLNTVKIIASIAPLLGLLGTVVGVLNSFDSITKSGLGDPSIFSNGISIALITTVAGLIVAIPHYIGYNYIYGILDSIELKLQKEVLKRL, encoded by the coding sequence ATGGAAATAGATTTATTAAGTTATATAAATAGAGGTGGGATTATTGTATATGTCCTTATTTTTTTGAATGTAATTGGTTTTACAATAATGTTTTGGAAGATTATACAACTTTCATTTTCAAAGTTTAGAAAAGAAAAAACTATCAATGAAATTATAGATTTTGTAAAAGAATCAAACAAAGATTTACAAAAAGAATCCATTGATAATATAATTAATAGAAAAATAAAAAAAATGGAATTTGGATTAAATACTGTTAAAATTATTGCTTCAATTGCACCTTTACTAGGTTTATTAGGAACAGTTGTTGGTGTATTAAACTCTTTTGATTCTATTACAAAAAGTGGGCTAGGGGATCCTAGTATTTTTTCAAATGGAATATCAATTGCACTTATTACAACAGTTGCAGGTCTTATTGTTGCTATTCCTCATTATATAGGTTATAACTATATTTATGGAATATTAGATTCAATTGAACTTAAACTTCAAAAAGAGGTTTTAAAAAGATTATGA
- a CDS encoding adenylyltransferase/cytidyltransferase family protein yields MEELAKILSFDEFDKIKANLGSIICTSGGFDPIHFGHISCFQESKKYGDTLVVIVNGDSFLEEKKGKAFMSLEQRCLIVSSIKNVDYVIPFEIKNDSTVIEALERIKPSFFTKGGDRYDEKTIAEWDICKKLNIKIITNVGNEKKETSSSNYLNAWSCVNTITNT; encoded by the coding sequence ATGGAAGAATTAGCGAAAATTTTAAGCTTTGATGAGTTTGATAAAATCAAAGCTAACTTAGGTTCAATTATTTGTACCTCAGGTGGTTTTGACCCAATTCATTTTGGTCATATTTCATGTTTTCAAGAATCAAAAAAATACGGCGATACTTTAGTTGTAATTGTAAATGGCGATAGCTTTTTAGAAGAGAAAAAAGGCAAAGCTTTTATGAGTCTAGAACAAAGGTGTTTGATTGTTTCATCTATTAAAAATGTTGATTATGTAATTCCTTTTGAAATTAAAAATGATTCTACTGTAATAGAAGCACTAGAGAGAATAAAACCTAGCTTTTTTACTAAAGGTGGTGATAGATATGATGAAAAAACTATTGCTGAATGGGATATTTGCAAAAAATTAAATATTAAAATTATTACAAATGTAGGAAATGAGAAAAAAGAAACAAGCAGTTCAAATTACTTGAACGCTTGGAGTTGTGTAAATACAATTACAAATACATAA
- a CDS encoding PepSY-associated TM helix domain-containing protein — MHKKIWFKIHLYLGLTVGIILMIIGITGTLLSFQKEIIWLFNKDSYVVEVIGERLSEKQIIDNFNSKFPKAKIKALTINSDPSSSVVINIASNAKGKAGRRGINYYINPYNSEILPNVEGAKTFKFIEKIHRGLIVGDVGKQIVGASTLLLLVLMLSGVVVYFPRLKKAFFKSFTFKFKHKGRSFLSTMHSALGMWVLPFYLVSTITGLSLSYHWFSDILYNSAGVEKKSHKKHSMKNAVLNMVQNRQKEDLSSQKIQNVFDLFKENITNYSSASLKFEAKKDVFTLNYLKKEPQHYRARNEISLDLKNNTIVKHEEFSKQPLEEKLLKSMIQVHTGEYFGRIGQILMLLASSTMALFTITGFMMYFQRRKKKSN, encoded by the coding sequence ATGCATAAAAAAATATGGTTTAAAATACATTTATACCTAGGTTTAACAGTGGGAATTATTCTTATGATTATAGGAATTACAGGAACTTTATTATCTTTTCAAAAAGAGATTATATGGTTATTTAATAAAGATAGTTATGTAGTTGAAGTTATAGGAGAGAGATTAAGTGAAAAACAAATTATTGATAACTTTAACTCAAAATTTCCTAAAGCTAAAATCAAAGCTTTAACAATAAATAGTGATCCAAGTTCTTCTGTTGTAATAAATATCGCATCAAATGCAAAAGGAAAAGCAGGAAGAAGAGGTATTAATTATTATATTAATCCTTATAATTCTGAGATTTTACCAAATGTAGAAGGTGCAAAAACATTTAAATTTATTGAAAAAATTCATAGAGGACTAATTGTAGGTGATGTTGGAAAACAAATTGTAGGTGCAAGTACTTTATTACTATTAGTTTTAATGTTAAGTGGTGTTGTAGTTTATTTCCCAAGATTGAAAAAAGCATTTTTCAAAAGCTTTACTTTTAAATTTAAACATAAAGGTAGAAGTTTTTTATCTACTATGCATAGCGCCCTTGGAATGTGGGTACTTCCATTTTATCTAGTATCTACAATAACAGGATTATCTTTGTCTTATCATTGGTTTAGTGATATTCTTTACAATAGTGCAGGAGTTGAAAAAAAATCTCATAAAAAGCATTCAATGAAAAATGCTGTACTTAATATGGTACAAAATAGACAAAAAGAAGACTTATCATCACAAAAAATACAAAATGTATTTGATTTATTTAAAGAAAATATAACAAATTATTCAAGTGCTAGTTTAAAGTTTGAAGCTAAAAAAGATGTTTTTACATTAAATTATCTTAAAAAAGAACCACAACACTATAGAGCAAGAAATGAGATTTCTTTAGATTTAAAAAATAATACAATTGTAAAACATGAAGAGTTTTCTAAACAACCTTTAGAAGAAAAACTTCTTAAAAGTATGATACAGGTTCATACAGGTGAGTATTTTGGAAGAATTGGTCAAATATTGATGTTATTAGCCTCATCAACTATGGCACTATTTACAATTACTGGATTTATGATGTATTTCCAAAGAAGAAAGAAAAAATCAAACTAA
- a CDS encoding DEAD/DEAH box helicase: protein MIFQEFNLNEKIEEALKENSYINATPIQEKVIPLVLQADDIIARAQTGSGKTAAFVLPILNHYLLNEKEGKAKIRTLVLAPTRELTLQIADIFKTFSSKFDKTLKIVSVIGGQSIGEQLLDIQKGCDIVVATAGRLLDIVDKKQINLENLEFFVLDEADKMLDLGFAEELELILKQLPNKRQNLLFSATYPQKMKQIASMITRNAIEVSIQNEQPTVELIEQRAIEVNMENRNALLRQLISSNSWEQVLVFMANNRAANNIAAKFRKYNFDAESFHGDLSQEDREYTLKEFKEKKIKILFSSDIAARGLDIDNISCVINFDLPRSPADYIHRIGRSGRAGREGLAISFITLENSEHFKLIEKRAKIKLEREQIKGFELVGTVIEKEKGKAPIKGKRKSKKDKLREQTKE, encoded by the coding sequence ATGATATTTCAAGAGTTTAATTTAAATGAAAAGATAGAAGAAGCACTAAAAGAAAACTCATATATAAACGCAACGCCAATACAAGAAAAAGTAATACCTCTAGTTTTACAAGCAGATGATATTATTGCACGGGCACAAACTGGAAGTGGAAAAACAGCTGCTTTTGTTTTACCTATTTTAAATCACTATTTATTAAATGAAAAAGAGGGTAAAGCAAAAATTAGAACACTAGTTTTAGCTCCTACAAGAGAACTTACTTTACAAATAGCAGATATTTTTAAAACTTTTAGTTCAAAATTTGATAAAACTTTAAAAATTGTAAGTGTAATTGGAGGACAAAGTATTGGTGAACAACTTTTAGATATACAAAAAGGTTGTGATATTGTTGTTGCAACTGCTGGAAGATTACTTGATATTGTTGATAAAAAACAAATTAATTTAGAAAATTTAGAATTTTTTGTTTTAGATGAAGCTGATAAAATGCTTGATTTAGGTTTTGCAGAAGAATTAGAATTAATTTTAAAACAATTACCAAATAAAAGACAAAATTTACTATTCTCAGCTACTTATCCACAAAAAATGAAACAAATAGCTTCAATGATTACAAGAAATGCTATTGAAGTTTCAATTCAAAATGAGCAGCCAACGGTTGAACTAATTGAACAAAGAGCTATTGAAGTAAATATGGAAAATAGAAATGCTTTATTAAGACAATTGATTTCTTCTAACTCTTGGGAACAAGTATTGGTTTTTATGGCTAATAATAGAGCAGCAAATAACATAGCAGCAAAATTTAGAAAATACAACTTCGATGCTGAGTCTTTTCATGGAGATTTATCTCAAGAAGATAGAGAATATACATTAAAAGAATTCAAAGAGAAAAAAATCAAAATTCTTTTTTCTTCAGATATTGCAGCAAGAGGTTTAGATATTGATAATATCTCTTGTGTTATTAATTTTGATTTACCTCGTTCCCCTGCTGATTATATTCACAGAATTGGAAGAAGTGGAAGAGCAGGGCGAGAGGGTTTAGCAATTTCATTTATTACTTTAGAAAATAGTGAACATTTTAAACTAATAGAAAAACGTGCAAAAATTAAACTTGAAAGAGAACAAATAAAAGGGTTTGAATTAGTAGGAACTGTTATTGAAAAAGAAAAAGGAAAAGCTCCTATAAAAGGAAAAAGAAAAAGTAAGAAAGATAAATTAAGAGAACAAACTAAAGAGTAA
- a CDS encoding alpha/beta fold hydrolase encodes MKEKIYLIPGLMTDVRLWSRIIPFLDEYELVHVPIPHSSDFDEVLDMLEDSFKEEKINLLGFSLGGYIASYFAVTYPNRVNKLFMVAATPGASEEAEIERRREKFAVIEKEGFKGLAYEKAVSLVEKQNQNDVELITTIQDMFMDLGKETFISQLTSTFNRVDLLEDLVRLSVGLNLPIWFYYSDKDRLLNHKSIAKLKTLKHNIKLISREGTSHNVPLEVPKDLSIEIKKWMK; translated from the coding sequence ATGAAAGAAAAAATATATTTAATTCCCGGACTTATGACTGATGTTAGACTATGGAGTAGAATCATACCTTTTTTAGATGAGTATGAATTAGTACATGTTCCAATTCCTCATAGTAGTGACTTTGATGAAGTACTTGATATGTTAGAAGATAGCTTTAAAGAAGAGAAAATAAACTTATTAGGTTTCTCTCTTGGAGGTTATATTGCATCATATTTTGCTGTTACATACCCAAACAGAGTAAATAAGCTATTTATGGTAGCAGCAACTCCTGGAGCTTCTGAAGAAGCTGAGATTGAAAGAAGAAGAGAAAAGTTTGCTGTAATAGAAAAAGAGGGCTTTAAAGGCTTAGCTTATGAAAAAGCTGTAAGTTTAGTAGAAAAACAAAATCAAAATGATGTTGAGTTAATAACTACTATTCAAGATATGTTTATGGATTTAGGAAAAGAGACTTTTATTTCTCAACTAACTTCTACATTTAATAGAGTTGATTTACTTGAAGACCTAGTTAGACTAAGCGTTGGTCTGAATTTACCTATATGGTTTTATTATAGTGATAAGGACAGATTATTAAATCACAAATCAATAGCAAAATTAAAAACATTAAAGCATAATATAAAGCTAATAAGTAGAGAAGGAACTAGTCATAATGTTCCACTTGAAGTACCAAAAGATTTAAGTATAGAAATAAAAAAATGGATGAAATGA
- a CDS encoding energy transducer TonB — protein MENKKSFLIILILVVSTHIYLFAQLKVKEEKIVIAPKPTNNNVQIKLNKVVIKKQEVKSEPVVEEKQKVVKKEIIKKKLVKTKSKNIIKKEKKRYKKKKKVVKKKIIKKKVVKKTIKDIPKEKPKEVYKEVVKPQTISPKVDKKEKEINKKVLNSITNEYLSKVKRLIEKNKKYPKSAKRLKQMGKVYLSFTIGRNGEIRNVKISKSSKYKRLNKATLKILSKINKFDPIPKELKKSTWDITVPVVYKIVRS, from the coding sequence ATGGAAAATAAAAAAAGCTTTTTAATCATTTTAATTCTTGTAGTTTCAACACACATTTATCTTTTTGCACAGTTAAAAGTAAAAGAAGAAAAAATTGTAATAGCACCTAAACCTACTAATAATAACGTACAAATAAAATTAAATAAAGTTGTTATTAAAAAACAAGAAGTAAAATCCGAACCAGTAGTTGAAGAAAAACAAAAAGTTGTTAAAAAAGAAATTATAAAGAAAAAACTTGTAAAAACAAAAAGCAAGAATATAATTAAGAAAGAAAAAAAGCGTTATAAGAAAAAGAAAAAAGTTGTCAAAAAAAAGATAATTAAGAAAAAGGTTGTTAAAAAAACTATAAAAGATATTCCAAAAGAAAAACCAAAAGAAGTTTATAAAGAAGTTGTTAAACCTCAAACTATTAGTCCAAAAGTAGATAAAAAAGAAAAAGAGATAAACAAAAAAGTACTTAACTCTATAACAAATGAGTATCTATCAAAAGTAAAAAGATTAATAGAAAAAAATAAGAAATACCCTAAATCTGCTAAAAGATTAAAACAAATGGGAAAAGTTTATCTTAGTTTTACAATAGGGAGAAATGGAGAAATCAGAAATGTAAAAATTTCTAAAAGTAGTAAATACAAAAGATTGAATAAAGCTACTTTAAAAATATTGTCAAAAATAAATAAATTTGATCCAATACCAAAAGAATTAAAAAAATCAACTTGGGATATAACAGTTCCTGTAGTTTATAAAATAGTTAGGAGTTAA
- a CDS encoding ExbD/TolR family protein: MKKREILVPDITPLIDVVFILLIFFIVSSVFKKDELALVLNLPTSSAKEIELKKKEIIIEISEKKLAVYGKEISLDELHEKMFEIEDKTRNIIFRIDKDVRYEKVVAVLDLLQKNQLFNISLLTEDIKK, translated from the coding sequence ATGAAAAAAAGAGAAATATTAGTACCTGATATCACTCCATTAATAGATGTTGTTTTTATTTTATTGATATTTTTTATTGTTTCATCAGTATTCAAAAAAGATGAATTAGCATTAGTTTTAAATCTTCCTACATCAAGTGCAAAAGAGATTGAATTAAAGAAAAAAGAAATAATTATTGAAATAAGTGAAAAGAAATTAGCTGTTTACGGTAAAGAAATTTCTTTAGATGAGTTACATGAAAAAATGTTTGAAATAGAAGACAAAACAAGAAATATAATCTTTAGAATTGATAAAGATGTAAGATATGAAAAAGTTGTAGCAGTACTTGATTTATTACAAAAAAATCAGCTATTCAATATATCCTTACTCACAGAAGATATTAAAAAATAG
- a CDS encoding glycosyltransferase — protein MDEMKKLLVIGYVWPEPKSSAAGSHIMSIMRLFKEDGYKVEFCTPCAHSIHMIDLEKEGISSSSIELNDDSFDEYIKQFNPTHVLFDRFMMEEQFAWRVEKNCPKALKILDTEDLQCLRNARHQALKENRDMTNADLLSSDLAKREISAILRCDISLIISSFEMQLLKDTFKIDESLLHHLPFMVDLEELPKVAKSYVQREHFMTIGNFRHAPNWDVVLYLQKIWPMIRKELPKAQLHIYGSYPPQKATALNNPKTGFLVKGWANDAYEVIENSRVCLAPIRFGAGIKGKLLDAMITQTPSATTSLGSEGMYENEKWPGFISDDIEEFVNKAVELYNDENKWNEAKQNSHILLKAKYDKKVLGKALLEKVDEVYSNINEHRINNFTGSMLRHHSMASTKYMSQWIAQKNKTK, from the coding sequence ATGGATGAAATGAAAAAACTTTTAGTAATAGGTTATGTATGGCCTGAACCAAAATCTTCAGCAGCTGGAAGTCATATTATGTCTATTATGAGGCTATTTAAAGAAGATGGCTATAAAGTTGAGTTTTGTACTCCTTGTGCTCATTCAATTCATATGATTGATTTAGAAAAAGAGGGGATAAGTTCCTCTTCTATTGAATTAAATGATGATAGCTTTGATGAGTATATAAAACAGTTTAATCCAACTCATGTACTTTTTGATAGATTTATGATGGAAGAGCAGTTTGCTTGGAGAGTTGAAAAAAATTGTCCGAAGGCTTTAAAGATATTAGATACTGAAGACTTACAATGTTTACGAAATGCAAGACACCAAGCTTTAAAAGAAAATAGAGATATGACTAATGCTGATTTATTATCATCTGATTTAGCAAAAAGAGAAATCTCTGCAATTTTAAGATGTGATATTTCTTTGATTATTTCTTCTTTTGAAATGCAATTATTAAAAGATACTTTTAAAATTGATGAAAGTTTACTTCATCATTTACCTTTTATGGTAGATTTAGAAGAACTTCCTAAAGTTGCAAAATCATACGTACAACGTGAACACTTTATGACTATTGGAAACTTTAGACATGCTCCAAATTGGGATGTAGTTTTATATTTACAAAAAATATGGCCAATGATAAGAAAAGAACTTCCAAAAGCACAACTTCATATTTATGGTTCATACCCACCACAAAAAGCAACAGCTTTAAATAATCCTAAAACAGGATTTTTAGTAAAAGGTTGGGCCAATGATGCTTATGAAGTTATAGAAAACTCACGTGTATGTTTAGCCCCTATTAGATTTGGTGCAGGAATAAAAGGAAAACTTTTAGATGCAATGATTACTCAAACTCCAAGTGCTACAACAAGTCTCGGAAGTGAAGGCATGTATGAAAATGAAAAATGGCCTGGATTTATAAGTGATGATATAGAAGAGTTTGTAAACAAAGCTGTTGAATTATATAATGATGAAAATAAATGGAATGAAGCAAAACAAAACTCACATATTTTATTAAAAGCAAAATATGATAAAAAAGTATTAGGAAAAGCTTTATTAGAAAAAGTTGATGAGGTATATTCTAATATTAATGAGCATAGGATAAATAACTTTACAGGCTCAATGCTTCGTCATCATAGTATGGCAAGTACAAAATATATGTCTCAGTGGATTGCCCAAAAGAATAAAACAAAATAG
- a CDS encoding TonB-dependent receptor domain-containing protein, translated as MGETRDKSGQGSISIRGMGSDYTLIMVDGKKQNNNGDIYPNNFGGFQSANLPPLEMIERIEIIRGPMSTLYGADAMGGVVNIITKKISNEWTGSFTHGKTFQSQSEFGNDTTSDISLMGPLVKDKLGLSLRGSYYDKEESKPVNDDSGFGGAGQTMDNQNWSFGTGLTFTPNDKHTIRVDYDISKQKYDNSEGQVGTIDSYETIFDTQRVGYAETQRMEREQYSISYQADWDLGKSTIGAHHIESNNFGRSLPLNASQRKFVADNTDGNGEDWQSVDEALANAEFAALLPRGARTLKSQNTTYDAKFEMPLANHFVVVGAQYVQGEVEDGVFGMSENAVTEAGIVSDYNQWALFTEDTWMITDNFTFTTGLRYDNHDAFGSNVSPRAYAIYDLNDNWTFKGGVSTGYKTPATTDLYDGVTGFGGQGTRPWFGNPDLKPEKSLNKEIAAYYSHENGHNFNVTLFQNDFKDKIERTDISVDVPDEWTGFGVIAGQKQNIGDAVIKGIEIAGKYNITNNLALKANYTYTDSKRDDTGNPLGSNAEHLYSVIVAWQVNSKLDTFLKMSGEKGRWRDSDEGEAIKYYDDFQMFNLGGSYKLSKNVTFNGAINNLFDKDFTGTTYSSYEDDVIDDYNLAQKRREFWLSMNVTF; from the coding sequence ATTGGTGAAACTAGAGATAAATCAGGACAAGGAAGCATTAGTATTAGAGGGATGGGTTCTGATTATACACTTATTATGGTTGATGGTAAGAAACAAAACAACAATGGTGATATCTATCCAAATAATTTTGGTGGATTCCAAAGTGCAAATTTACCACCACTTGAAATGATAGAGAGAATTGAAATAATTAGAGGTCCAATGTCTACACTTTATGGTGCAGATGCTATGGGTGGTGTTGTAAATATTATCACTAAAAAAATCTCTAATGAATGGACAGGATCTTTTACTCATGGTAAAACTTTCCAAAGTCAAAGTGAGTTTGGAAATGATACTACTTCTGATATTTCTTTAATGGGTCCACTTGTAAAAGATAAGCTAGGTTTAAGCTTAAGAGGAAGCTATTATGATAAAGAAGAATCTAAACCTGTAAATGATGATAGTGGTTTTGGTGGTGCCGGGCAAACTATGGACAATCAAAATTGGTCATTCGGTACTGGTTTAACATTTACTCCTAATGATAAGCATACAATCAGGGTTGATTATGATATTTCAAAACAGAAATATGATAACAGTGAAGGACAGGTTGGAACAATTGACTCATATGAAACTATTTTTGATACACAAAGAGTTGGATATGCCGAAACTCAAAGAATGGAAAGAGAACAATACTCTATTTCATATCAAGCAGATTGGGATTTAGGAAAAAGTACAATAGGTGCCCATCATATTGAATCAAATAACTTTGGAAGAAGTTTACCTTTAAACGCTTCACAAAGAAAATTTGTTGCAGATAATACAGATGGTAATGGAGAAGATTGGCAAAGTGTTGATGAAGCACTAGCTAATGCTGAGTTTGCAGCATTATTGCCAAGAGGAGCAAGAACATTAAAATCTCAAAACACTACTTATGATGCAAAGTTTGAAATGCCTTTAGCAAATCATTTTGTAGTTGTAGGTGCTCAATATGTTCAAGGTGAAGTTGAAGATGGTGTATTTGGAATGTCAGAAAATGCTGTAACAGAAGCTGGAATTGTAAGTGATTATAATCAATGGGCATTATTTACAGAAGATACATGGATGATTACAGATAACTTTACATTTACAACAGGTCTTAGATATGATAATCATGATGCTTTTGGTAGTAATGTAAGTCCAAGAGCTTATGCAATTTATGATTTAAATGATAACTGGACATTTAAAGGTGGTGTTTCAACTGGTTATAAAACACCTGCTACAACAGATCTTTATGATGGAGTTACTGGTTTTGGAGGACAAGGAACTAGACCTTGGTTTGGAAATCCTGATTTAAAACCAGAAAAAAGTTTGAATAAAGAAATTGCTGCATATTATTCTCATGAAAATGGCCATAATTTTAATGTGACATTATTCCAAAATGATTTTAAGGATAAAATCGAAAGAACTGATATTAGTGTAGACGTACCTGATGAATGGACTGGGTTTGGTGTAATTGCTGGTCAAAAACAAAATATTGGTGATGCAGTTATAAAAGGTATTGAAATCGCTGGAAAATACAATATTACAAATAATTTAGCTTTAAAAGCTAACTATACATATACAGATTCAAAAAGAGATGATACAGGAAACCCTTTAGGTTCAAACGCAGAACATTTATATAGTGTGATAGTAGCTTGGCAGGTTAATTCTAAACTTGATACATTCCTTAAAATGTCTGGTGAAAAAGGTAGATGGAGAGATTCTGACGAAGGTGAAGCTATAAAATACTATGATGACTTCCAAATGTTTAATTTAGGTGGATCTTATAAACTATCTAAAAATGTAACATTTAACGGTGCAATCAATAATTTATTTGATAAAGATTTTACGGGCACTACTTATTCGTCATATGAAGATGATGTTATTGATGATTATAACTTAGCTCAAAAAAGAAGAGAATTTTGGTTAAGTATGAATGTAACATTCTAA